A genomic segment from [Flavobacterium] thermophilum encodes:
- the rbgA gene encoding Ribosome biogenesis GTPase A: MPMTVIQWFPGHMAKAKREVQEKLKLIDVAFELLDARLPMSSRNPMIDDILGQKPRLILLNKADMADEAVTEQWIRYFRGQGRTAIAIDAQSGTGVRQIAFIAKEMVKEKFEKMRAKGIKNPRPVRALIVGIPNVGKSTLINRLAGRHIAKTGDKPGVTKAQQWIKVGKEMELLDTPGILWPKFEDEDVGFKLAVTGAIKDEILNLQDVAAYALRFLSVHYPERLSERYRLDSIPDDIVALFDAIGRRRGCLTAGGGIDYDKVADIVLYDIRTEKLGRLSFETPASWT; encoded by the coding sequence ATGCCAATGACAGTGATTCAATGGTTTCCCGGCCATATGGCAAAAGCGAAGCGGGAAGTGCAAGAAAAATTAAAGTTGATCGACGTAGCGTTTGAGCTGCTTGACGCCCGTTTGCCGATGTCATCGCGCAACCCGATGATCGATGACATTCTCGGACAAAAGCCGCGCCTCATTTTGCTCAATAAGGCGGATATGGCCGATGAGGCCGTGACTGAGCAATGGATCCGCTATTTCCGCGGCCAAGGCCGAACAGCCATCGCCATCGATGCGCAAAGCGGGACGGGGGTCAGGCAAATCGCTTTCATTGCCAAAGAAATGGTAAAAGAGAAATTTGAGAAAATGCGGGCGAAGGGCATTAAAAATCCACGCCCCGTGCGGGCGCTCATTGTCGGCATCCCGAATGTCGGCAAATCGACGCTCATCAACCGGCTCGCCGGCCGCCATATCGCCAAAACCGGCGATAAGCCGGGGGTGACGAAAGCCCAGCAATGGATCAAAGTCGGCAAAGAAATGGAGCTGCTTGATACGCCAGGGATTTTATGGCCAAAGTTCGAGGATGAAGACGTCGGCTTCAAGCTCGCGGTCACCGGAGCGATCAAAGATGAAATTTTGAACTTGCAAGACGTCGCTGCCTATGCGCTCCGCTTTTTGTCAGTCCATTATCCGGAACGGTTGTCGGAGCGCTACCGCCTTGACAGCATCCCCGATGACATCGTCGCCTTATTTGACGCCATCGGCCGGCGGCGCGGCTGCCTGACAGCGGGCGGCGGCATTGACTATGACAAGGTCGCTGACATTGTCTTATACGACATTCGCACCGAAAAATTAGGACGGTTGAGTTTTGAAACGCCCGCTTCCTGGACGTAA
- the rnhB gene encoding Ribonuclease HII codes for MKEYTVKEIEALLPELGGEDDPRWEMLRRDERKSVQALLARFVKQKEREKAMRRRWEELMRYERELYAAGIERIAGIDEAGRGPLAGPVVAAAVILPPDAYLPGLDDSKRLTAAKREALFAQIEACAVAVGIGIVSAAEIDERNIYEATKQAMAKAVSALSPPPDYLLVDAMAVPCALPQRRLMKGDANSASIAAASIMAKVTRDRLMKELDRRYPQYGFARHMGYGTPEHLEAIRRYGITPEHRRSFAPVKEAAGVEN; via the coding sequence ATGAAGGAGTACACGGTAAAAGAAATCGAAGCGCTGCTTCCGGAGCTTGGCGGCGAGGATGACCCGCGCTGGGAGATGCTGCGGCGCGATGAACGGAAAAGCGTGCAGGCGCTGCTTGCCCGTTTTGTGAAACAAAAAGAGCGGGAAAAAGCGATGCGGCGGCGTTGGGAGGAGTTGATGCGCTATGAGCGTGAACTGTACGCCGCCGGCATCGAACGAATCGCCGGCATTGACGAGGCCGGGCGTGGGCCGCTTGCTGGCCCGGTCGTCGCGGCGGCGGTCATTTTGCCGCCTGACGCCTACTTGCCAGGGCTTGACGATTCGAAACGGCTGACAGCAGCCAAGCGCGAGGCGTTGTTTGCGCAAATCGAGGCGTGTGCGGTTGCGGTCGGCATCGGCATTGTCAGTGCGGCGGAAATTGATGAGCGGAATATTTACGAGGCGACGAAACAGGCGATGGCAAAGGCGGTCAGCGCGCTGTCGCCGCCGCCTGACTACTTGCTCGTTGATGCGATGGCGGTGCCGTGCGCGCTGCCGCAGCGGCGTCTGATGAAAGGCGATGCCAACAGCGCTTCGATCGCCGCGGCTTCCATTATGGCCAAAGTGACGCGCGACCGGCTGATGAAAGAGCTCGACCGCCGCTATCCGCAGTACGGGTTTGCCCGCCATATGGGCTACGGGACGCCGGAGCATCTCGAGGCGATCCGCCGTTACGGCATAACGCCGGAGCACCGCCGCTCGTTCGCGCCGGTAAAGGAAGCGGCGGGCGTTGAAAATTAG
- the flhB_1 gene encoding Flagellar biosynthetic protein flhB, translating to MSEERKKAVALSYDAAVHEAPVVKAKGAGTAAEAIIAAARQHGVPIRKDPSLVELLSKVEIDNTIPEALYAVVAELFAFLYQLDQAAKQETEGKRDDFPIS from the coding sequence ATGAGCGAGGAGCGGAAAAAAGCGGTCGCCCTGTCCTATGACGCGGCGGTTCACGAAGCGCCTGTCGTGAAAGCGAAGGGAGCGGGAACGGCGGCGGAAGCGATCATCGCTGCCGCCCGACAGCATGGCGTGCCGATTCGAAAGGACCCGTCGCTCGTTGAACTTCTCAGCAAAGTGGAAATCGATAACACGATTCCGGAAGCGCTGTATGCGGTTGTGGCGGAGTTGTTTGCGTTCCTTTATCAGCTGGATCAGGCGGCGAAACAGGAAACGGAGGGGAAAAGGGATGATTTTCCAATCTCCTAA
- the sucC gene encoding Succinyl-CoA ligase [ADP-forming] subunit beta: protein MNIHEYQAKEILRSYGVSVPNGRVAFTVDEAVEAAKALGTPVCVVKAQIHAGGRGKAGGVKVAKSLEEVRTYASELLGKVLVTHQTGPEGKEVKRLLIEEGCDIQKEYYIGLVVDRATSRVVLMGSEEGGTEIEEVAAKTPEKIFKEYIDPAVGLQAFQARRLAFNINIPKHLVNQAVKFMMGLYQVFVDKDCSIAEINPLVVTGDGKVMALDAKLNFDSNALYRHPDVLEYRDLDEEDPKEVEASKYDLNYIALDGNIGCMVNGAGLAMATMDIIKYYGGEPANFLDVGGGASEEKVTEAFKIILSDPNVKGIFVNIFGGIMKCDVIASGIVAATKQVGLTLPLVVRLEGTNVELGKKILEESGLNITAAESMADGAQKIVELVR, encoded by the coding sequence ATGAACATTCATGAATACCAAGCAAAAGAAATTTTGCGAAGCTATGGCGTAAGCGTGCCGAACGGCCGCGTCGCGTTCACGGTTGATGAAGCAGTGGAAGCCGCCAAAGCGCTCGGCACGCCGGTATGCGTTGTCAAGGCGCAAATTCATGCCGGCGGGCGCGGCAAAGCGGGCGGGGTGAAAGTGGCGAAAAGCTTAGAGGAAGTCCGTACATACGCCAGCGAACTGCTCGGCAAAGTGCTCGTCACCCACCAAACCGGCCCGGAAGGAAAAGAAGTGAAACGGCTGTTGATTGAAGAAGGGTGCGACATCCAAAAAGAATACTATATCGGCCTTGTCGTCGACCGCGCCACCTCGCGCGTCGTGTTGATGGGCTCGGAAGAAGGCGGCACGGAAATCGAAGAAGTCGCGGCGAAAACGCCGGAGAAAATTTTCAAAGAGTACATTGACCCGGCCGTCGGGCTGCAGGCGTTCCAAGCGCGCCGCTTGGCGTTCAACATCAACATTCCGAAGCATCTCGTCAACCAAGCGGTCAAATTTATGATGGGCTTGTACCAAGTGTTTGTCGACAAAGACTGCTCGATCGCCGAAATCAACCCGCTTGTCGTCACCGGCGACGGCAAAGTGATGGCGCTTGATGCGAAGCTGAACTTTGATTCGAACGCGTTGTACCGCCACCCGGACGTGCTCGAATACCGCGATTTGGACGAAGAAGATCCGAAAGAGGTTGAAGCATCGAAATACGACTTGAACTACATCGCCCTTGACGGCAACATCGGCTGCATGGTCAACGGCGCCGGCTTGGCGATGGCGACGATGGACATCATCAAATATTACGGCGGCGAGCCGGCCAACTTCCTCGATGTCGGCGGCGGCGCCAGCGAGGAAAAAGTGACGGAAGCGTTCAAAATCATTTTGTCGGACCCGAACGTGAAAGGCATTTTCGTCAACATTTTCGGCGGCATTATGAAATGCGACGTCATCGCGAGCGGCATCGTCGCAGCGACGAAGCAAGTCGGCCTCACGCTTCCGCTTGTCGTCCGTCTTGAGGGCACGAACGTCGAGCTCGGGAAAAAGATTTTAGAAGAATCGGGCTTGAACATTACGGCGGCGGAATCGATGGCGGACGGCGCGCAAAAAATCGTCGAGCTAGTACGTTAA
- the sucD gene encoding Succinyl-CoA ligase [ADP-forming] subunit alpha — protein sequence MSVFVNKDTKVIVQGITGSQGLFHTKQMIEYGTNIVGGVTPGKGGTEVEGVPVFDTVSEAVEKTGANASVIYVPPAFAADAIMEAVDAGLDLVVCITEGIPVLDMVKVKRYMEGKKTRLIGPNCPGVITPEECKIGIMPGYIHKKGHVGIVSRSGTLTYEAVHQLTQAGIGQSTAVGIGGDPVNGTNFIDVLKAFNEDEETYAVIMIGEIGGTAEEEAAEWVKANMTKPVVGFIGGQTAPPGKRMGHAGAIISGGKGTAAEKIKKMTECGIKVAETPAVIGETLISVLKERGLYEKCKTH from the coding sequence GTGAGCGTTTTTGTCAATAAAGATACGAAAGTGATCGTACAAGGGATTACCGGTTCGCAAGGGCTGTTTCATACAAAACAGATGATTGAATACGGAACGAACATTGTCGGCGGCGTTACGCCGGGCAAAGGCGGCACGGAAGTCGAAGGCGTGCCGGTGTTTGACACCGTTTCCGAAGCGGTCGAAAAAACAGGCGCGAACGCCTCGGTCATTTACGTTCCGCCGGCGTTTGCTGCAGACGCCATTATGGAAGCGGTCGACGCCGGGCTTGATCTTGTCGTCTGCATCACCGAAGGCATTCCGGTGCTCGATATGGTGAAAGTGAAGCGGTACATGGAAGGGAAAAAGACTCGCCTCATCGGCCCGAACTGCCCGGGCGTCATTACGCCGGAAGAGTGCAAAATCGGCATTATGCCGGGCTACATCCATAAAAAAGGGCACGTCGGCATCGTCTCGCGCTCCGGCACGCTGACGTATGAAGCGGTTCACCAATTGACGCAAGCCGGCATCGGCCAATCGACGGCGGTCGGCATTGGCGGCGACCCGGTCAACGGCACGAACTTCATCGATGTGCTGAAGGCGTTTAACGAAGACGAGGAGACGTACGCGGTCATTATGATCGGCGAAATCGGCGGCACGGCGGAAGAAGAAGCGGCCGAATGGGTGAAAGCGAACATGACGAAGCCGGTCGTCGGCTTTATCGGCGGGCAAACGGCGCCTCCGGGCAAACGGATGGGCCATGCCGGCGCCATCATTTCCGGCGGCAAAGGCACGGCGGCGGAAAAAATCAAGAAAATGACCGAATGCGGCATCAAAGTAGCGGAAACGCCGGCCGTCATCGGCGAAACGCTCATTTCGGTCTTGAAAGAGCGCGGTTTATACGAAAAATGCAAAACGCATTAA
- the smf gene encoding DNA protecting protein DprA, whose product MYDTVRDRLIHLHHCRGAGWKTIRSLLDADPTLAAPFSMPPHSLRPLVPLTSQQFAAFFRDLHSIDLHRLIKTYQARRIHVITVFDDHYPPLLKHIYAPPWVLYAKGNAGLLQQTKLISIVGTRRPTKDGLEALDKLVPPLSAAGWTIVSGLAAGIDIHAHRLAVKYGGTTIAVIAGGLDHVYPKAHWPFARYLMNEQLVIAEHPPATKPQAWHFPARNRIISGLSLGTLVVQAKRKSGSLITAAYALEQGREVFAVPGPIGLAESAGPNTLIQHGAKLVQEAEDIIVEFPYV is encoded by the coding sequence ATGTACGATACAGTTCGCGACCGGCTCATTCATCTTCACCATTGCCGCGGAGCCGGCTGGAAGACGATCCGCTCTCTGCTTGACGCGGACCCGACGCTTGCCGCTCCATTTTCCATGCCCCCTCACTCCCTTCGCCCGCTCGTTCCGCTTACTTCTCAACAATTCGCCGCTTTTTTCCGCGACCTGCATTCCATTGATCTTCACCGGCTCATCAAAACGTATCAAGCTCGCCGCATTCACGTCATAACCGTGTTCGATGATCACTATCCGCCGCTGTTAAAGCATATTTACGCGCCGCCATGGGTGCTGTATGCAAAAGGGAACGCCGGCTTGCTTCAACAAACAAAGTTGATCAGCATCGTCGGCACGCGGCGCCCGACCAAAGACGGGCTCGAAGCGCTTGACAAGCTTGTTCCGCCCCTTTCGGCCGCCGGATGGACGATCGTCAGCGGGCTGGCTGCCGGCATCGACATTCATGCCCATCGGCTTGCCGTCAAGTACGGCGGAACGACGATCGCCGTCATCGCCGGTGGGCTGGATCATGTTTACCCGAAAGCGCACTGGCCCTTCGCCCGCTATTTGATGAATGAACAGCTTGTCATCGCCGAACATCCGCCGGCAACGAAGCCGCAGGCATGGCACTTTCCGGCGCGCAACCGCATCATCAGCGGACTGTCGCTCGGCACGCTCGTCGTGCAAGCGAAACGGAAAAGCGGTTCGCTCATCACCGCCGCGTATGCGCTCGAGCAAGGGCGGGAAGTGTTTGCCGTCCCCGGTCCGATCGGTTTGGCGGAATCCGCCGGGCCGAATACGCTTATTCAGCACGGGGCAAAACTAGTGCAGGAAGCGGAAGACATCATCGTCGAATTCCCGTACGTATAA
- the topA gene encoding DNA topoisomerase 1, translated as MSDYLVIVESPTKAKTIERYLGKKYTVKASMGHVRDLPKSQMGVDIDRGYALKYITIRGKGQVIKELKTAAKKAKKVFLAADPDREGEAIAWHLAHMLDLDIHSDCRVVFHEITKDAIQQSFQQPRSINMNLVDAQQARRVLDRLVGYNISPLLWKKVKKGLSAGRVQSVALRLIIDREKEIRQFQPEEYWTIQATFQKGDEAFAASFYGMDGEKRELKTEADVKAVLARLSGTAFTVKTVTKRERKRSPVPPFTTSSLQQEAARKLNFRTKKTMMIAQQLYEGIDLGSEGTVGLITYMRTDSTRVAETAQQEAAAYIEAKFGAAYVSQEKRKEKNSANAQDAHEAIRPTSAFRDPENVKPYLTRDQFRLYKLIWERFIASQMAAAVLDTMSVELENNGVVFRASGSTVKFPGFMKVYIEGTDDQAEEQDRLLPDLTEGETVKSEAVDPKQHFTQPPPRYTEARLVKTLEELGIGRPSTYAPTLDTIQKRNYVVLENKRFVPTELGEIVVELMLEFFPEIIDVEFTAKMEKELDGIEEGKVEWIKVVDEFYREFEKRLKVAEKEMREVEIKDEPAGIDCDICGSPMVYKMGRFGKFIACSNFPECRHTKPIVKQIGVKCPKCHEGEIVERNTKKKRIFYGCSRFPECDFVSWDKPLARPCPKCGGLLVEKKLKKGVQVQCTACDYEEQPET; from the coding sequence ATGTCAGACTACTTGGTTATCGTCGAATCGCCAACGAAAGCGAAGACGATCGAGCGGTACTTAGGAAAAAAATATACGGTCAAAGCTTCGATGGGACACGTTCGCGATTTGCCAAAAAGCCAGATGGGCGTTGATATAGACCGCGGCTACGCATTGAAATATATTACGATTCGCGGCAAAGGCCAGGTGATTAAGGAGCTGAAAACGGCGGCCAAAAAGGCGAAAAAAGTGTTTCTTGCCGCCGACCCGGATCGGGAAGGGGAAGCGATCGCCTGGCATTTGGCCCACATGCTCGATTTAGACATTCACTCAGACTGCCGCGTCGTTTTTCATGAAATTACAAAGGATGCCATTCAGCAGTCGTTCCAGCAGCCGCGCTCCATCAACATGAATCTTGTCGACGCCCAACAGGCGCGGCGCGTGCTCGACCGCCTCGTCGGCTACAACATCAGCCCGCTCTTATGGAAAAAAGTCAAAAAAGGGTTGAGCGCCGGCCGCGTCCAATCGGTTGCGCTCCGTCTGATCATCGACCGGGAAAAAGAAATTCGCCAGTTTCAGCCGGAAGAATATTGGACGATTCAAGCGACGTTTCAAAAAGGGGATGAGGCGTTTGCGGCTTCGTTTTACGGGATGGACGGCGAAAAGCGGGAATTAAAAACGGAAGCGGACGTCAAAGCGGTGCTCGCCCGCTTGAGCGGGACCGCGTTTACGGTGAAAACGGTGACAAAGCGGGAGCGAAAACGCAGCCCGGTGCCCCCATTTACCACATCGTCACTGCAGCAGGAGGCGGCGCGCAAGCTGAATTTCCGCACGAAAAAGACGATGATGATCGCCCAGCAGCTGTACGAAGGGATCGACCTCGGCAGCGAAGGGACGGTCGGTTTGATCACGTATATGCGCACCGATTCAACGCGCGTCGCCGAGACGGCGCAGCAAGAGGCGGCAGCGTACATTGAGGCCAAATTCGGCGCGGCGTACGTCAGTCAGGAGAAGCGGAAAGAAAAGAACAGCGCGAACGCCCAAGACGCCCACGAGGCGATTCGCCCGACCTCGGCGTTTCGCGATCCGGAGAACGTGAAGCCATATTTGACGCGCGACCAGTTTCGGTTGTATAAACTCATTTGGGAACGGTTTATCGCCAGCCAGATGGCGGCGGCGGTGCTTGACACCATGAGCGTCGAGCTGGAAAACAACGGCGTCGTGTTCCGCGCGAGCGGCTCGACGGTGAAGTTTCCGGGGTTTATGAAAGTGTATATTGAAGGGACGGACGATCAAGCGGAAGAGCAAGACCGGCTTCTTCCGGACTTGACGGAAGGGGAGACGGTCAAGAGCGAGGCGGTCGACCCGAAGCAGCACTTTACCCAGCCGCCGCCGCGCTATACGGAAGCGCGCCTTGTCAAAACGTTGGAGGAGCTCGGCATCGGCCGCCCATCGACCTACGCCCCGACGCTCGATACGATCCAAAAACGCAACTACGTCGTGTTGGAAAACAAACGGTTCGTCCCGACGGAGCTCGGGGAAATCGTTGTCGAGCTGATGCTAGAGTTTTTCCCGGAAATCATCGATGTCGAGTTTACGGCGAAAATGGAAAAAGAGCTGGATGGAATTGAAGAGGGAAAAGTGGAATGGATCAAAGTCGTCGATGAGTTTTACCGCGAGTTCGAGAAAAGGTTGAAAGTGGCGGAAAAAGAAATGCGCGAAGTGGAGATTAAAGACGAGCCGGCCGGGATCGACTGCGACATATGCGGCAGCCCGATGGTGTACAAAATGGGCCGCTTCGGCAAGTTTATCGCCTGCTCCAATTTTCCCGAATGCCGCCATACGAAGCCGATCGTCAAACAAATCGGCGTCAAATGCCCGAAGTGCCATGAAGGAGAGATTGTCGAGCGCAACACGAAGAAAAAGCGGATCTTTTACGGTTGCAGCCGCTTTCCGGAGTGCGATTTTGTCTCCTGGGATAAGCCGCTTGCCCGCCCATGCCCGAAATGCGGCGGCCTGCTTGTCGAGAAAAAGTTAAAAAAAGGCGTGCAAGTGCAATGCACGGCCTGCGATTATGAAGAACAGCCGGAAACATAA
- the xerC_1 gene encoding Tyrosine recombinase XerC — translation MKNATFALQLFMEYLQIEKNYSQYTIACYRRDIEQFFQFMNEEGINELDQVAYSDVRLYLTKLYGQHLASRSVARKISSLRSFYKFLMREGRAAENPFALATLPKKEQKIPNFLYPKELEALFLVNDENTALGQRNAALLELLYATGARVSECCHIQLSDVDFVAETVLIHGKGNKQRYVPFGRPAREALERYIHGGRRELTRKLRADHRYLFVNARGNPLTPRGVRHILDRIVEAAALTQNISPHVLRHTFATHLLNEGADLRSVQELLGHAHLSSTQVYTHVTKDRLRHIYLQAHPRA, via the coding sequence ATGAAAAATGCGACATTTGCGTTACAATTGTTCATGGAATATTTACAAATCGAGAAAAATTATTCACAATATACTATTGCGTGCTACCGGCGCGATATTGAGCAGTTTTTCCAGTTCATGAACGAAGAAGGGATCAATGAGCTTGACCAAGTCGCCTACAGCGACGTCCGCTTATATTTGACGAAACTGTATGGCCAGCATTTGGCCAGCCGTTCGGTCGCCCGTAAAATTTCCAGTTTGCGCAGCTTTTACAAATTTTTGATGCGCGAAGGGCGGGCGGCCGAAAATCCGTTTGCGCTTGCGACACTGCCGAAGAAAGAGCAAAAAATTCCTAATTTTTTATACCCGAAAGAATTAGAAGCGTTGTTTCTTGTCAATGATGAAAATACGGCCCTCGGCCAGCGCAATGCGGCGCTGCTTGAGTTGTTGTACGCGACTGGCGCTCGGGTTAGTGAATGTTGTCACATACAGCTGTCTGATGTCGATTTTGTTGCGGAAACTGTGCTCATTCACGGCAAAGGAAACAAGCAGCGCTACGTTCCGTTTGGCCGTCCGGCCCGCGAAGCGCTTGAACGGTATATTCATGGGGGCCGACGCGAGCTGACCAGAAAGCTGCGGGCGGACCACCGCTATTTATTTGTCAACGCCCGAGGCAATCCGCTCACGCCTCGGGGAGTGCGCCATATTTTGGATCGGATTGTCGAAGCTGCTGCGCTGACGCAAAACATCAGCCCGCATGTGCTTCGGCATACGTTTGCGACTCATTTGCTCAACGAAGGGGCCGATCTCCGTTCGGTGCAGGAACTGCTCGGCCATGCGCATTTGTCATCGACGCAAGTGTATACACATGTAACGAAAGACCGGTTGCGACATATTTATTTGCAGGCGCATCCGCGGGCATAG
- the hslV gene encoding ATP-dependent protease subunit HslV yields the protein MERFHATTIFAIRHNGAAAMAGDGQVTFGNAVVMKHTAKKVRRLFQGKVLAGFAGSVADAFTLFEMFEGKLEQVNGNLPRAAVELAKEWRSDKVLRRLEAMLIVMDKEHLLLISGTGEVIEPDDGMLAIGSGGQYALAAGRALKKYAGGSMTAKEIAKAALEIAADICVYTNSHIIVEEL from the coding sequence ATGGAACGCTTTCATGCAACGACGATTTTTGCCATCCGCCATAACGGCGCAGCGGCGATGGCTGGCGACGGCCAAGTGACGTTCGGCAACGCCGTCGTGATGAAGCATACGGCGAAAAAAGTGCGGCGCCTGTTTCAAGGCAAAGTGCTCGCCGGCTTTGCCGGCTCAGTGGCGGACGCGTTTACGCTGTTTGAAATGTTTGAAGGCAAGCTGGAACAGGTCAACGGCAACTTGCCGCGCGCGGCCGTCGAGCTGGCGAAAGAGTGGCGGAGCGATAAAGTGCTGCGCCGCCTTGAGGCGATGTTGATTGTCATGGATAAGGAACATTTGCTGCTGATTTCCGGCACAGGGGAAGTGATTGAACCGGATGACGGCATGCTCGCCATCGGCTCGGGCGGTCAGTATGCGTTGGCTGCTGGGCGTGCGTTGAAGAAGTACGCCGGCGGCTCGATGACCGCCAAGGAGATTGCGAAGGCGGCGCTGGAGATCGCCGCTGACATTTGCGTTTATACGAACAGCCATATTATTGTCGAAGAGCTGTAA
- the clpY gene encoding ATP-dependent protease ATPase subunit ClpY, producing MAESLTPRQIVEKLDQFIVGQKEAKKAVAIALRNRYRRSLLDEKLRDEVMPKNILMIGPTGVGKTEIARRLAKLVGAPFIKVEATKFTEVGYVGRDVESMVRDLVETSVRIVKERKMNEVKDRAEQQANKRLVELLVPGKQKQTIKNPLELLFGGQGNPSDNSYGHEDEQIEQKRRQVAWQLANGQLENEMVTIEIEEQTPMLFDFLQGTGIEQMGVNMQDALSSLMPRRRKKRRLKVSEARKVLINEEAQKLIDMDEVTQEAVRLAEQSGIIFIDEIDKIARSGAVSGSADVSREGVQRDILPIVEGSTVMTKYGPVKTDHILFIAAGAFHMAKPSDLIPELQGRFPIRVELAKLSVDDFVSILVEPNNALIKQYQALLATEGISLEFSDDAIRKIAEVAFEVNQTTDNIGARRLHTILEKLLEDLLFEAPDIGLDKVVITPQYVEQKLGSIVKNKDLSEFIL from the coding sequence ATGGCGGAATCGTTGACTCCACGGCAAATTGTTGAGAAGCTCGACCAGTTTATCGTCGGACAAAAAGAGGCGAAAAAGGCGGTGGCGATCGCGCTTCGCAACCGGTACCGCCGCAGTTTGCTCGATGAAAAACTGCGCGATGAAGTAATGCCGAAAAACATTTTAATGATCGGCCCGACCGGGGTCGGGAAGACGGAGATCGCCCGCCGTCTCGCGAAGCTCGTCGGCGCGCCGTTTATCAAGGTTGAGGCGACGAAATTTACGGAAGTCGGTTATGTCGGGCGCGACGTCGAATCGATGGTGCGCGATTTGGTGGAAACGTCAGTTCGGATCGTGAAAGAACGAAAAATGAATGAGGTGAAAGACCGAGCTGAACAACAGGCGAACAAGCGGCTCGTTGAACTGCTCGTTCCGGGCAAACAAAAGCAAACGATCAAAAATCCGCTCGAGCTGTTGTTTGGCGGCCAAGGGAATCCGTCGGACAACAGCTACGGCCATGAGGACGAACAAATCGAGCAAAAACGGCGTCAAGTCGCCTGGCAGCTGGCAAACGGCCAGCTCGAAAACGAGATGGTCACGATTGAAATTGAGGAGCAGACGCCAATGCTCTTTGACTTTTTGCAAGGGACGGGCATTGAGCAGATGGGCGTGAATATGCAAGACGCGCTCAGCAGCCTGATGCCGCGGCGACGCAAAAAGCGGCGCCTGAAAGTGAGTGAAGCGCGCAAGGTGCTCATCAATGAAGAAGCGCAAAAACTGATCGACATGGATGAAGTGACGCAAGAGGCGGTCCGCCTCGCCGAACAGTCGGGCATCATCTTTATCGATGAAATTGATAAAATTGCCCGCAGCGGGGCGGTGTCCGGCTCGGCCGACGTCTCGCGCGAAGGGGTGCAGCGCGACATCTTGCCGATCGTCGAAGGATCGACGGTCATGACGAAATACGGACCGGTCAAAACAGACCATATTTTATTCATCGCCGCCGGCGCGTTTCATATGGCGAAGCCGTCCGACTTGATCCCTGAGCTGCAAGGCCGGTTTCCGATCCGCGTCGAACTTGCGAAACTTTCGGTTGACGATTTCGTAAGTATATTGGTCGAGCCGAATAATGCGCTCATTAAACAATATCAGGCACTTTTGGCAACAGAAGGTATAAGTCTTGAATTTTCTGACGATGCTATTCGTAAGATTGCCGAAGTGGCCTTCGAAGTCAACCAGACGACCGACAACATCGGCGCGCGCCGGCTGCATACGATTTTGGAAAAACTGCTTGAGGATTTGCTGTTTGAAGCGCCCGATATCGGGCTCGACAAAGTCGTCATCACGCCGCAATACGTTGAGCAAAAACTCGGCAGCATCGTCAAAAACAAAGATTTGAGCGAATTTATTTTATGA
- the codY gene encoding Vegetative protein 286B, producing MNLLEKTRKINAMLQKAAGRPVNFKEMAETLCDVIEANVFVVSRRGKLLGFAIKQSIENERMKRMLEERQFPEEYTKNLFNITETSPNIDINSEYTAFPVENRDLFKTGLTTIVPINGGGERLGTLILSRLDREFDNDDLILAEYGATVVGMEILREKAEEIEEEARSKAVVQMAISSLSYSELEAIEHIFEELDGTEGLLVASKIADRVGITRSVIVNALRKLESAGVIESRSLGMKGTYIKVLNDKFLSELEKLKSS from the coding sequence ATGAACTTGCTAGAGAAAACACGAAAAATCAACGCCATGCTGCAGAAGGCAGCCGGGCGGCCGGTCAATTTCAAAGAGATGGCGGAAACGCTTTGCGATGTCATTGAAGCGAACGTGTTCGTCGTCAGCCGCCGCGGCAAACTGCTTGGCTTCGCCATTAAACAGTCGATTGAAAACGAACGGATGAAACGGATGCTTGAGGAGCGCCAGTTTCCGGAAGAATACACGAAAAACTTGTTCAACATTACAGAAACGTCCCCTAATATCGATATTAATAGCGAATATACGGCGTTTCCAGTGGAAAATCGTGACTTGTTCAAAACCGGTTTGACGACGATCGTTCCAATCAACGGCGGAGGCGAACGGCTCGGCACGCTTATTTTGTCGCGCCTTGATCGCGAGTTTGATAACGATGACCTGATTTTGGCCGAGTATGGCGCAACGGTCGTCGGCATGGAAATTTTGCGTGAAAAAGCGGAAGAAATCGAAGAGGAAGCGCGCAGCAAGGCGGTCGTGCAAATGGCGATCAGCTCGCTTTCTTACAGCGAACTTGAGGCGATTGAACATATTTTTGAAGAGCTTGACGGAACGGAAGGGCTGCTTGTCGCCAGCAAAATCGCCGACCGCGTCGGCATCACCCGCTCGGTCATTGTCAATGCTCTGCGCAAACTAGAAAGCGCCGGCGTGATCGAATCGCGCTCGCTCGGCATGAAAGGAACGTACATTAAAGTATTGAATGACAAGTTTTTAAGCGAACTGGAAAAATTGAAATCAAGCTGA